A window of Pullulanibacillus sp. KACC 23026 genomic DNA:
ATCTCAGGATCATTAGCAAAGGCTCTGGCAATGCTTACCCGCTGCTTCATCCCACCGGAAATTTCGGATGGATATAAATTTCGGTAATCCCAAAGTCCAACTTTATTGAGGTAGTACTCGGTTCTCTCTTTTAACTCATTCTTTGGGGCATGCCTCATTCGAAGACCAAAGGAAACATTATCCTCCACCGTCATCCAAGGAATAACACCCTTTTCTTGGAAAATCATCGATTGGAGCGGTCGATTTTTCTGTCCAGGCTTGATTTCAAAGTGGCCAGAGCTTTGCGACTCAAGCCCCGCTAAGATCCGAAGCAAGGTTGTTTTCCCACAACCGCTCGGACCAATGAGACAAACAAATTCACCTTCTTGAATATCCAAGGTGATATCTTGAAGGGCGATGACACTCTCCTTCCTTTTGTAAAACACCTTTGTCAAATGCTCTATATGAATCTTTGGGTCTCCCATACAGCTGCACCTCCCCTTTTGTTAGGACCTCCAAGGAATGAGCTTTCTCGTGAGCCACCTGAGCAGAATGGAAAAAAAGTAACCAAAGAAAGAAATGAGAATCAACCCTACATACATTTCTTTTAATAAAAAGGCTTTGTATTCCATCCAAATGATGTAACCAATCCCTGAATTGGCACCAATCATTTCAGCTGCCACAATAGTAAGGAGGGCAATGGCCTGCCCCATCTGAATGCCTTCCATCATGACAGGCAGTGCTCCAGGAAGAGCAATTCTAAAGAAAAAGTCTCTGGACCTGGCACCATAATTTTTGGCCACATCCACATAAATCGGCTCTATATTAGAAACACCCGCTGCTGTATTAATGACAACTGGGAAGAACACACTGCCTGCAATTGTAATCATTTTGGCAAAGTCATTTATCCCAAAAATAATGAGTATAAGAGGCATCAAAGCGAGTGTTGGGATTGGCATTAATGCCATGATAAGCGGCTGAAAGGCATATCGAACCGGTGCATACATGCCCATTAAAAGCCCCAATAAAATGGCTGGAATGACACCCAGCAAAAAGCCCCCGAGTATCCGGTAAAGACTAATAGCAATTTGTGAAGACAACTGACCATGAAGGAGCATATTAAAAAAAGCGACGATGATCAAAGAAGGCGGTGGAAAGAACCTTGGATCAATCACCGACGTTCGAGACAACAGCTCCCATAAAAGCAATAGCAAGATAGGCGAACTAATTGTAAGTGTTTGGAGATACCTTTGTTTAGTCTGTCGCTTCTTCCATTCTTCCTTTTCTCTTTCAATTGGATTGCTCAAAGATACTGTTTCATGTGTCATGCGCTCACCTCCTTGGTGGCATCATATGCATGAATACCCAATGCGTGACAAATGCCCAGGACTGTCGAATGTAAATTATATGTAAATGCATGAAATTAGCCATTTGTCAATTAAATTGTGGATATGTGGATAAAAGGCTTAAGGCCTGTCTAACAGGGAAGTGAAGTTGAGGATAAATTTGGGGACAAATGACATTAAGTTTTGTTAGTACTGTTAGCAAATTAGAAAATCCCCAGAAATATGGGATATAACACACCAAAATTGTGGATAACTCTGTGGATAGTGTTTATAAGTTTTAATTTTTGCAATAAAAGAACTTCAAAACGCTAAGTTTACGTCATTTATATGGATAAATTTTACTAATTAGATAACGATTTCCTAGAAACCTTTTTGAGGGCCGCGGTTCCGCGAATATAGAAAAGAGCTCACCCCTAGCCCAGGTCCCGCGCTTTTACACTGACGTTTTTTGACTACCCATAAGGTCAATTAGCCATTTAATCAAACGTTTGTTTAAATCCAATAAGCGCTTAATCGAGGCAAATCTCACAAAATCCTAATGTCCCCCCAATCAAGGCGTGGCCGGAGCCCTTTGTGTATATTCGGGGCATCGGGGCTCCATTACACCACTTTAGGGCGGCGCGGGAGTCCATTTCGTGCATTGGGCGCCGCTCCATTGCACCATTTTCTTATCCCGACCTGCGGATATTCGTGGACAAGCTTGTCTTACCCACCATTTTGTCTCTCATCTCGCTGATTTTCGTGGGCAAGAGTGCCTTGCTCCATTAGTTTTAAATTCAATAAAAAACGGAGAGTTCATTCCTCTCCGTTTTAAAACTCCTTTTATAGAAGCACTTCCGCCTGGCAGGAATGCCATGATTAGTCCAACACACTTGGCATATGCTGACTCAGCATTAAATCATCCAGACTTCCGAATTCATACCCTTGCTTTCGCAAATCATCAATTAAGCGCGGCATGACGTCCGCGTTGTCTTTTGAGACCGTGTGAAGCAAGATAATCGCGCCAGGATGGATTCGTCTCATAATGCTTTTATAGGCATAATCCGCACCCTTTTTGTGATCAATCCAATCCACATAAGCGAAGGACCAGAAAACGCTGGTATAACCCATCTCCTCGCCTAGTTTTAAGGAACGCTCACTGAAAGTTCCCTGCGGTGGACGAAGGTAAATCATATCGTGACGTCCGGTTAATTTTGTATAAGCATCCGCGAGCTTCGTTAGCTCCTCTTTATAATCCTCGTCACTTATTTTCGAGAGATCTGGATGACCCCATGAGTGATTGCCGACAATATGGCCTTCATTCACCATCCGTTTCACCAGATCAGGAGCAGATTCAATGTAATGGCCTGTTATAAAAAAGGCTGCGGGGACATGCTTTTCTTTTAAAACATCTAAGATTTCAGCTGTGTATCCTTTTTCATAGCCGTTATCGAAGGTCAAATAGACAATTTTCTTAGACGTGTCCCCAATCCATACGCCCCCATACTTATCTAAAAGGTCCGTATATTCCTTTTCCGTTGTTGAAGGTTCATTATTCTGACTCGGCTTAAAATACCAATCCTTTGCCTGTGTGGATGATGCAGCAAAGAAAAAAAGAAAAGCCAAAGTCAAAAACGGTGTCAACCAACGGATTGCATGATGGCGCATAACGTCACCTCCTCCACACTTAGGATGACCCCTAAGCGAGGAGATTATGACTGTTTGAAGACCTAATCCTCGCTTGTTTGCTTCTCCCAATCCTTCTTAAAGCGATTAAGCTTCACACCTACCCCTTCAATCTGATTCATTAAGTTGCTTAAATCCTCACTGGTTGCATCCTCTCCCAAGGAAGCTGCCATATCTGCTATTAATTTCAACCGCGTTTGAAAGTATTTAATTTGCTCCGATTTTGACTCCGTTGCCCGCCCCATAACGATTCCACCTTTAAATTTAAATTTCATTTTTTATTTTATCCCAGCCTTCATACTTTCTGAAAGCAAAAGACAAACCAGCGCTTAAGCACTGGTTTATTTGGTGACATAATAGCGAAGGGAAATATGATCTTGAATAGGAATCCAGGCACCAATTCCTTGCTGGGTGATGTTTTTAACTTCAATGCTTTTCTTTCCGCCTTTTAAAACAAGATAAACTTCGCCAAAAGTTACCTTGCCCTTTTCATTCACAGCCGGAACAAATCCATTTAAGTAGCCTAACTTTTTAGGCTCTACGTTATAAACACGATCAATCTTCGTTCCTCTTCCAACATAAGTCGAGAAACCTAGAGGTAAAGAGGTTTTTTCTGCAGCCTTCATAATCATAAGCTTCTGCACTTCACCCTCGTCGGCAATCTTTGCCGTCAGTCCGCCTGTCACTTTTTCCTTCTTCTCTTGATTATAAGTAAGCTTTGTAACGGATGAATTTCCTCGGTTATCTAAAACATTTTTATTAACTTGTTTGTACTCCCAATTCACAGAAGTCTTGCCTGATTCATACTTAAGAGCCCAGTTTCCTAAATAAATTCGGGCGTGGTACCCAATGGACAGCTTCGAGGTATTAATTTCTGATTCGTTTAGCATACGAATTAATGTTGGGTTCTCAATCTCAACATTCGATGTTTTGATTAATTCTTCTGCAAGCGGGCTAGGCTTTAATTCAGGTTCATTTTGTGCCGGATTTGGATAAGTATTTTGTTTGGATATATCAACCACTGAACTAGGAACTTCAATCTCACCTGTTCCTTCTGATTCACCCTGCTTATCCTCTATTTGCTGTTGCTTAGGTTCTTGCTTTTTCGGCATTTCTTTTGCAAAGCTTGGCGTGGCCAACATTAATACAAGGGAAAGGGCAATGAGTGCTGCTCTCATTTTTTTGAACCTCCTTTTCCCTTATTTTTTTCGGGTAAAAGGAAAATTATCCATAGAGTCATGGAATGTTTTAAAGCCAGCACTTCTCGCCCCCTATTCAATCACTTGTTAGCATTCATCTTTTACAATCTCGAATGATTCGGTAATGGCGATGCTGTCCTGAACCGATTGGACCATCGAACAGTTCTTACGTGTGAGTTCAATTATTTTCTCCATGGCGTTGTCTGTAAGATCATTTGATTTGACCACAAATGTCATATGAATGGCCTCAATTCGATCTGCTTTCTCAGGATTACGAGTAACATCTGCCTTAATCGTAATATCATTTATGTCCAGACGTTTCTTGGTGAATATTTTCTTCATAACGGTCCCGCTGCAGCCTGCAATCGAAGCGACCATTAATTGAAAAGGACGAAAGCCTTTTGTATCATCTGCTGAAATGGCCAGTTCTCCAAAGTTAGTTTCCATTTCATAGGCCGTTCCATTAAATTTTAGTTCCATTGTAACCATCCTTTAGAAGTGTTTTATTCAAGGTTTATTGTAGGCAGTAAAGATAATGGGCTCAATTTTGTTGCTCAAGTTGGGTGCTAAATAAAAACAGGACAAAAAAGAGATTGTCCAAAGGTAAGTCACTCTCCCTTCTCCTACCCTAAAAAACAGGAGAATGAGAGCTTACTTTCGGACAGCCTCTTATCTCTTAGAATTTAACTGATACCCATTTTACAATTTTAAAAACGATCCAACCTAGAATCGCTCCAACCGTGTTAAGCATAAGATCATCCACATCAAATATTCGTTGGGCAAATTCGTATTGACAGCTTTCTATAAGAAGACTCGATAAGAAACCGATGCCCAGTAGCTGGCTGAAAGAACGAAACCGTTTAAAGAACAACGGAAGAAAGAACCCATATGGAAAAAACAACAAAACATTCCCTAATATATTTTTGAGAATGAGCATAGGGCTATGACTGCGAAGCATCAATCTTATGCTGTCGAACATGACCAAATTGACCGATTTTCCATAGACATAATAATTAAAGGTGAACAAGGTTAGGTAAATCACGGTGAGCAGGTAGGTCAGAAAAAGGACCGAACAAAAGCGCTTGATGCGATGTTTGACAAATATTCCGTTTGGGCTTAAGTCCATTCTCACGAAGCTCACCTCTGCTTTCACTAAATTTTCCCCGATCGTTCTCTCCTAATTATCAAGGCGGGTCAAATGGAATGCAAGACCATTTGTTTGGCAATTATTTGTCATTATCAAAGACAGGACTTATGGCTCATCCACTTTAAAAATCATTACACAATAGATAAGTGTGACCCAATCCCCCCTGGACTAAACCTCATTTTTCCAAAAGTAACAGAAAAGTCCATTCTATATTCAGGAAGATAGTTTGCGAGTTTCATAGAGTTCGGACAATGTGAAATGACGACTTTGGTCGTCGATGTAGGCAACGTGGTCTTCACTAAGTTCAACAGGTGAAGCAAGCCCTGCCGCTGCGGCGGTTGTGAAGAGTCCCTCTCTTAAAGCGATGACATAATTCATGACCCGCTGAGATTTTTCCTCAATATCTAAGGCGCGCTGCAGCTTAGGATCCGTTGTCGCAACCCCTACCGGACAAGTGTTGGTATGACAGCGAAGCGCCATGATGCAACCAACGGTGATCATAAATGGACGGGCTAGATTAACAAGATCTGCCCCCATACCAAGGACAACGGCAATTCGGTCTGGCGTGAAAAGCTTTCCTGACGCTATGAGTTTTACTCGGTCTCGAACGCCGTATTTGATTAAGGTTCTGTGGACAAGCTGAATGGCTGTTTTTATCGGCAAACCAACGCTGTCGGCTAATTCCTGATAAGTCGCCCCTGTTCCACCTTCACCTCCGTCAACAGTTATGAAATCTGGTCCAGTTTGATGCTCTTTCATATAGGCCGCCAGCTCTTCGATATCAGAAGGTTGGCCCACAACCATTTTCATCCCAACCGGAAGACCTGAAACTTCCTTGATTTGTTCGATATAAGCCATGAGCGATGGGACATCTGAAAATTCATTAAAACGATTGGGACTGTCGACTGTTTTATAAGGTTCAAGACCGCGGATTTCAGCAATTTCCGGTGTGACTTTTCTTCCATCCAAATGACCACCTCTTGCCTTCGCCCCTTGAGCCAATTTTATTTCAATCGCCTTTATCTGTTTCAATCCTGATTTCCGTTTTAGCTCTTCCCAATCCATCGTCCCTTCCTTAGTTCGAACTCCAAATAAACCTGGACCAATCTGCATGATGATATCCACATTACCTTTAAGATGGTAAGGGGAAAGACCGCCTTCCCCTGTATTCATCCAGGTTCCCCCAGCCATTCCGAGTCCTGTCGAAAGAGCGGTAATAGCTCGATTACCAAGAGCGCCATAACTCATAGCCGACATACCTACCAACCCTTTTACAGCAAATGGCTCGCGGCAATCTGGTCCAATAATGATCTGATCCTCGTCAGTCAAGAGCCAAGGTTTCACAGTGTTTTCTTCCAAATGTTCTCGTCGGTTGAAAAGCTTATCCCTATCAATTTTGTATCGCTTCCCATGCAATAGGACGGTATTATCCACTCTTAGTTCATCACGTTGTTTTGGAAACATCGCATTTCTTATGTAGTAGCCCGCTTTATCAAAGTCCCGTTTGGAACCAAATCCCATCATAGTGGTTTGATACTTAGCTGGCATGATAATATCCTGGTAATTTTCTCTTGAAAAAGGTTTCCCTTCAGAATCCGAATCAAAAAGATATTGACGGAGCTCTGGCCCAATTTTCTCAAGCAAATAACGCATATGACCTAATAGTGGAAAATTTCTTAAGACAGCATGCTGTGTTTGCTTTTCATCGTAAAAATAGAGGAAAACTAAGAAAGCAATTGGCAAAAGAATAATTAAAGTTAAAACAATCCCCAAAATGGACATACCCATCAGCATAAAATCCTCTCCTCTTTTCTGTATAGTTTATTTGTATGGCTTTCTGTACCAACTAAGAAGCATAAGGAACAGTTAGATCCCTTATAAAAAACACTTCGACAGGCTGATTCGATTTCCTTTTCATTTTCCTAAATGTCTTTAAACGGATTCCCTTTGCTGATTTCTCTCTTGCCGCAACTGATAAAGCACCACATTAATCTCACCGCCCAAGATGAGAATAAATCCAGTTATATAAAACCAAGTCATAATAACAATGACACTGGCTAACGTCCCATAAGTGGATGAATAATGGAAGAATTTATCCACATACAAGGAAAATAAGAATGAGGTCACCTGCCAACAAAGAGCGGCGATTACGGCCCCAATCCAAACCTCTTTTGGGCTAAGTGCTTTACTGGGAGATACAAAATACAAACTGCAAAAGACGATGAATATCATCATAAAAGTAACGATATAGTGAAAAAGAGTCCAGAAATGAAGAAACTTTAAGGAAATACCAAGTGAATCAAAAAGAAAATGACCCACCATTGGACCGAACACACTCAAAAATAAGGCTACAAAAATGACTGCTAACAATCCAATAGTAAAAAGAAATACCATTAGCCACATCATAATAAACGAACGTGTCTCTTTAACCCCATATGCGACGTTAAAAACATGGCGTATCGTCATGACGGCAGATGCCATAGGCCATAAAGTGGCAACTACACCAAAAGATAAAAGACCTCCATTTCGTTTCAAAATATGATAAATATTATTTTTTATAATTGAAACTAACTCTGGAGGTGCAAAGTCTTTAAGAAAGCTCATGACACTGTCAGGATTTAAACCAAGGTAAGGAAGTAGAGAAAAAATAAAAATAAGAAAAGGAAAAAGAGAGAATAAAAAAGTATAGGCTAGCTGTGATGAAAAATCTGTCACACGATCCTGATTCAGTCTTTTTATTAATTTTTTTATAAAAACCAACCAGAGATGTCGTTTCCCCATAGTTATCCGCCTCACTTTTTACTTTCCCTTAATCAAAAAACATGCTATTCCTCGAGCTTTAACTCACTTATCGCATCCTGTGCGGTTTTCATTAATTCCGCCTCATCACTCTTCGACGTACTGGACGTAGACGAAGAAGACTGGCTAGAGGAAGAGGATAGACTGCTTGATGTTGTGGACGTGGAGCTCGATGTCCCTGAACTTGCCTTGGAACTGTTCATCA
This region includes:
- a CDS encoding OsmC family protein encodes the protein MELKFNGTAYEMETNFGELAISADDTKGFRPFQLMVASIAGCSGTVMKKIFTKKRLDINDITIKADVTRNPEKADRIEAIHMTFVVKSNDLTDNAMEKIIELTRKNCSMVQSVQDSIAITESFEIVKDEC
- a CDS encoding ABC transporter permease, with the protein product MTHETVSLSNPIEREKEEWKKRQTKQRYLQTLTISSPILLLLLWELLSRTSVIDPRFFPPPSLIIVAFFNMLLHGQLSSQIAISLYRILGGFLLGVIPAILLGLLMGMYAPVRYAFQPLIMALMPIPTLALMPLILIIFGINDFAKMITIAGSVFFPVVINTAAGVSNIEPIYVDVAKNYGARSRDFFFRIALPGALPVMMEGIQMGQAIALLTIVAAEMIGANSGIGYIIWMEYKAFLLKEMYVGLILISFFGYFFSILLRWLTRKLIPWRS
- a CDS encoding YihY/virulence factor BrkB family protein, giving the protein MGKRHLWLVFIKKLIKRLNQDRVTDFSSQLAYTFLFSLFPFLIFIFSLLPYLGLNPDSVMSFLKDFAPPELVSIIKNNIYHILKRNGGLLSFGVVATLWPMASAVMTIRHVFNVAYGVKETRSFIMMWLMVFLFTIGLLAVIFVALFLSVFGPMVGHFLFDSLGISLKFLHFWTLFHYIVTFMMIFIVFCSLYFVSPSKALSPKEVWIGAVIAALCWQVTSFLFSLYVDKFFHYSSTYGTLASVIVIMTWFYITGFILILGGEINVVLYQLRQERNQQRESV
- a CDS encoding VanZ family protein; this encodes MKAEVSFVRMDLSPNGIFVKHRIKRFCSVLFLTYLLTVIYLTLFTFNYYVYGKSVNLVMFDSIRLMLRSHSPMLILKNILGNVLLFFPYGFFLPLFFKRFRSFSQLLGIGFLSSLLIESCQYEFAQRIFDVDDLMLNTVGAILGWIVFKIVKWVSVKF
- the pdaA gene encoding delta-lactam-biosynthetic de-N-acetylase: MRHHAIRWLTPFLTLAFLFFFAASSTQAKDWYFKPSQNNEPSTTEKEYTDLLDKYGGVWIGDTSKKIVYLTFDNGYEKGYTAEILDVLKEKHVPAAFFITGHYIESAPDLVKRMVNEGHIVGNHSWGHPDLSKISDEDYKEELTKLADAYTKLTGRHDMIYLRPPQGTFSERSLKLGEEMGYTSVFWSFAYVDWIDHKKGADYAYKSIMRRIHPGAIILLHTVSKDNADVMPRLIDDLRKQGYEFGSLDDLMLSQHMPSVLD
- a CDS encoding YfkD family protein, coding for MPKKQEPKQQQIEDKQGESEGTGEIEVPSSVVDISKQNTYPNPAQNEPELKPSPLAEELIKTSNVEIENPTLIRMLNESEINTSKLSIGYHARIYLGNWALKYESGKTSVNWEYKQVNKNVLDNRGNSSVTKLTYNQEKKEKVTGGLTAKIADEGEVQKLMIMKAAEKTSLPLGFSTYVGRGTKIDRVYNVEPKKLGYLNGFVPAVNEKGKVTFGEVYLVLKGGKKSIEVKNITQQGIGAWIPIQDHISLRYYVTK
- a CDS encoding ABC transporter ATP-binding protein codes for the protein MGDPKIHIEHLTKVFYKRKESVIALQDITLDIQEGEFVCLIGPSGCGKTTLLRILAGLESQSSGHFEIKPGQKNRPLQSMIFQEKGVIPWMTVEDNVSFGLRMRHAPKNELKERTEYYLNKVGLWDYRNLYPSEISGGMKQRVSIARAFANDPEILLMDEPFAALDEQNKFILQEELLSIWEETKKTVLFITHSIDEALLLSDRILLMSAQPGRIEKQKQIGLPRPRSIEIVRSNPDMGREFVDIWNHLQSAVQNGRK
- a CDS encoding FMN-binding glutamate synthase family protein, producing the protein MLMGMSILGIVLTLIILLPIAFLVFLYFYDEKQTQHAVLRNFPLLGHMRYLLEKIGPELRQYLFDSDSEGKPFSRENYQDIIMPAKYQTTMMGFGSKRDFDKAGYYIRNAMFPKQRDELRVDNTVLLHGKRYKIDRDKLFNRREHLEENTVKPWLLTDEDQIIIGPDCREPFAVKGLVGMSAMSYGALGNRAITALSTGLGMAGGTWMNTGEGGLSPYHLKGNVDIIMQIGPGLFGVRTKEGTMDWEELKRKSGLKQIKAIEIKLAQGAKARGGHLDGRKVTPEIAEIRGLEPYKTVDSPNRFNEFSDVPSLMAYIEQIKEVSGLPVGMKMVVGQPSDIEELAAYMKEHQTGPDFITVDGGEGGTGATYQELADSVGLPIKTAIQLVHRTLIKYGVRDRVKLIASGKLFTPDRIAVVLGMGADLVNLARPFMITVGCIMALRCHTNTCPVGVATTDPKLQRALDIEEKSQRVMNYVIALREGLFTTAAAAGLASPVELSEDHVAYIDDQSRHFTLSELYETRKLSS